A region of Ochotona princeps isolate mOchPri1 chromosome 2, mOchPri1.hap1, whole genome shotgun sequence DNA encodes the following proteins:
- the BSND gene encoding barttin has protein sequence MAEEKTFRIGFIMLGLFLLALGTFLMSHDRPQVYGTFYAMGGVMVIGGVIWSMCQCYPKITFVPADSDFQGIVSPKALGLLENGLAAERSPQAPYVRLWEEAAYDQTLPDFSHIQMKAQAYREDPRPLLASEPGQPKPGSSRAGDTQAWVEAPIVVHRAPDEKEGTLLPSQSSPPICPHGPAPLASFQDDLDVGSSAGSSPRPSWPNREEPPPPPPPPLEPWAGLSPPDGFHDFALIDETPTSSPWLEEVPLPSQWPHSLKRREDEKVALDAGAKEPEQEEEDLYYGLPDGPGDPLPDKELGFEPDTQG, from the exons ATGGCTGAGGAGAAGACCTTCCGCATCGGCTTTATCATGCTGGGACTTTTCCTGCTGGCCCTCGGCACCTTCCTCATGAGCCACGACCGGCCTCAAGTCTACGGCACTTTCTACGCCATGGGCGGTGTCATGGTGATCGGGGGTGTCATCTGGAGCATGTGCCAGTGCTACCCAAAG ATTACCTTTGTCCCCGCCGACTCTGACTTCCAAGGCATTGTGTCCCCGAAGGCCCTGGGTCTGCTGGAGAACGGACTTGCTGCAGAGAGGAG TCCCCAGGCCCCCTATGTTAGGCTGTGGGAGGAAGCTGCGTACGACCAGACCCTGCCAGACTTCAGCCACATCCAGATGAAGGCCCAGGCCTACCGTGAGGACCcgcgccccctgctggcctcGGAGCCGGGGCAGCCCAAGCCTGGAAGCAGCCGTGCAGGAGACACTCAGGCCTGGGTGGAGGCGCCCATCGTTGTCCACAGAGCCCCGGATGAAAAGGAGGGAACTCTGCTCCCCAGCCAGAGCAG TCCCCCGATCTGTCCCCATGGCCCTGCACCCCTGGCCTCCTTCCAAGATGACCTAGATGTGGGCTCCAGCGCAGgcagcagccccaggccctcTTGGCCCAACAGGGAGgagcctccaccaccaccaccaccaccactggagCCCTGGGCTGGCCTGAGCCCACCCGACGGCTTCCACGACTTTGCCCTGATCGACGAGACACCCACGTCATCACCTTGGTTGGAGGAGGTGCCCCTGCCCAGCCAGTGGCCACACAGCCTGAAGAGGAGGGAAGATGAGAAGGTAGCTTTGGATGCAGGTGCCAAGGAACCTGAGCAGGAAGAAGAGGACTTGTACTATGGGCTGCCTGATGGCCCCGGAGACCCCCTCCCAGACAAGGAGCTAGGTTTTGAGCCTGACACGCAGGGCTGA
- the TMEM61 gene encoding transmembrane protein 61 codes for MCTRHRVASAGHRMASAIRCCMMAGGTVVLVTGTLCFAWWSEGDVGIQPVQQGSPSEHPAPAAPSPLLRSVSFLCCGVGGLLLLFGLLWSVLAGAAGPPPGDPYHCSRHLYYLTTTEASGKEGCRTPKVVAMPTHADVMRYSPAETLPAPPAYSMEEDLQDHAPGDAILGTPPPFPPPSYESIVLDLNPISGETSPVPGAVCTGR; via the exons atgtgcaCCAGGCACCGTGTGGCCTCCGCTGGCCACCGCATGGCTTCCGCCATCCGCTGCTGCATGATGGCCGGCGGCACGGTGGTGCTGGTGACTGGAACATTGTGCTTCGCCTGGTGGAGTGAAGGAGACGTGGGTATCCAGCCCGTCCAGCAGGGCTCTCCCTCCGAACACCCTGCACCTGCGGCCCCCAGTCCCCTGCTCAGGTCTGTCAGCTTCCTGTGCTGTGGCGTCGGCGGTCTGCTGCTGCTCTTCGGCCTGCTGTGGTCCGTCCTGGCTGGGGCGGCGGGGCCACCCCCTGGGGACCCGTACCACTGCTCCAGACACTTGTACTACCTCACCACCACGGAGGCCTCAGGCAAGGAGGGCTGCAG GACCCCAAAGGTGGTCGCCATGCCCACACATGCGGACGTCATGCGCTATTCACCAGCTGAGACTCTGCCAGCCCCACCTGCATACTCCATGGAGGAAGACTTGCAGGACCATGCACCGGGGGATGCCATACTTGGGACCCCACCACCATTTCCCCCTCCCAGCTATGAAAGTATTGTTCTTGATCTTAATCCCATTTCAGGAGAGACAAGCCCTGTTCCAGGTGCTGTGTGCACAGGTCGTTAG